The DNA region AcatggaaattttttaaaagttcgtATTTATGCATATCACTTAATTGACTTTACATGcagggatcatgtcaagattagcgaacccaacatctccatgtcaagaacagcaaacccagtgatccccatgtaaagaatggccaacctttcccgaactccaattccacacgagggctagtactgaacacggtgaaacagttgttcatctacactgtttcgctgtgcttagtactagcccctgggggtgtcAAATgcattttgccttgtttagtactaacctCTGGGGGCTCAAATgcctggtaccgaagtgttcatgtctagaactgcgaacccgattattcccgtGTAAAGAATAACttacccaataatcttcttgtaaagaatagcgaaccctgctgtgagtgggtttgctaatcttgacatgattgTATATGCAGTAATTGATAACAGTTGAGAGTAATagatttgacatattttcattgcAGGGCAATTGGAGAAAAATGGCGAACAAAGATGGAAAAAGTGGAGATAAACCAACATTCACAAATCCCTTTTTGCTCCCTTCATCATCTGCAGTCAGGCAAACAACAGCAGCATCAGAATCAAGCAATATACCACGGCCATTTGGCACAGCAACGTCGAGTGGCTTTGTGTCGCCGGGAAATATCGTTTCGGGCTCCTCTGACGTCTTTACAACCAGTTCAAGAAAGCAGTCTGTTTCTTCCTTGCCATCAGGTGCATTTCCGGCTTCAAGTTTCAAAACCTTTGATCCGGGAGCTTCGTTTATCAATGTTTCATCAAGGTCAAGTGGGATTTTTGGGACAGATGGCGGTTTATCCAAATCGGGCACGTATACGTTTCCTGTATTTGGAggcgagaaaaaagaaaagggtatTGCCAGTGATGGTGGATTTCGTAAGGCGAGCACAGAATCTCGCCACGAGTTTGGAATAAGTGGCAAAGCCATATCAAGTAACCTAGGCTTTGGGGCTTTTACTTCAGGACAGAGGCCTGATCCCCAACATCATCCAGATAAGAATAGCTCAAAGCTGTTTGACAGTTCATTGAAAAGAGGAACACAGTCCAAAAGTGTGCCCCTAGTTTTTGGCGAAATATCGAGCGGTACAGGAACGCAGAACATTCCTCTTTGCGGAAATGTCGCATCTGTTACCTCGCCTCCCACAAATGTGTTTGGGGGTGTGGCTGACTCAGGTGTGAGTAAAAGTGAGAAATCAGCGGAGCTATCTTCTAAAAAACCAAATGTTTTTGGTGGGAACCCAAATACGTGTTTATTCCATTCATCATTTACAGGAAGTCTTGGGACTCCAGGCATGTTCACTATGTCAAGCAGTGTACCATCTTCAGCTTTTACCCTCTTCAGGAGTTCAGGAAGTGCATCAGGGGCCCCTGCAGCTGGGGCACCAACTATTTTCGGCGGAACAAATGCCACTTCATCATCAACTATCACTTCGCCCAGCGGTTACAACGTCTCGCCTGTGCCAAGTATATTTGGTGGAAAAGTTGAAGGAACAAAAAGAGGCGGGTCAGTTGTGACGTCCACACCCAACGTCTTCGGCAGCATTACTGGGAGTACCAGTTGTTTTACCAGTGTTTCTTCTACCATTCCAAGACTGTTTGGTGGTATACCCAGCAGTGCCTTGGTCAGTGGAGCTTCAGGCGGAGATGTGAAACCATCTGTTTCAAGTGTTGCTTCTGTACCCAAGCTGTCTGTAGAAGCTGGTACATCTCTGTCTTCAGCTCCGGTGTTTAAGCTTCCTAGCAGTACTTCAGAAAATCTAACAACTAGTTCTGAAACAAAGTCAGAAACTCCTCCAGCATCCAGCCTTTTTGGAGGACCGATTGCAAGTGTCACAAGTAGTATTCCAGTAGCAACCGTAAATGATTCTTCTAGTAAGACATCTCAAATGATTCCTGCATGTGAGCCGTCGAAGAGTCAAGATCAGTCTGCTTTGTCAGGCGTCTTTAAAACTTACGATGGAACGTCAAAAGAGAGATCATCATCATCTAAAGCATTGTTTACTCCACCTGCCAATATATTTGGTGGAGTTAAGAACTCGAAGGAAACAGATGGCAGTTCTCAGCAGACAGCAAGCAACAAAGCAGATTCACAAAATCTTACCCCAGAGTTTGTTTCAAGAGGAAGTTCTAAGGAAACTAGCATGACATCAGGGCAGTCAGACATTGCAACCATGGACCCTAAAACAGAAGAGCAGGCTGTTGATTCTAAAGATCTTGAACCGGGAGAAATAGAAGCTTCATCACTTGAAAGTGAACCAAATGTTCCTGAAGTCGGAAGCAGTGATGTAGACAGAGGTAAGCAGTTGGACGATTTGCTGGATATTTTTGGGAAAGAGGACCCCAAGCTCACTCCATCAGCTACAATGGTCTCCCCACCACAGTATGAAAAGAAGGACTTGACGAAGATCATCATCGCCCAGATCCCTGACTCGTGCATGGATAAAGATATAATCAAAACACATTTTCAGAAGTTTGGGAAGGTTAAGAGAGTGTTCCTTAATCAGAAGTCAAACCAAGCCACAGTACAGTATGAGGACCATAAAGGTGCATCCAGGGCCAAGAGAAAAGGTCAGAAAATTCACCCCAACTTACCAGAGGTCAAAATATTCTATGCTACCCCAGTGCGACGAAAGAGTGAGGACAACAGTAACGACGCCATACTTTCGAAGAAGAAGGCGATTAAAACTCTTAAGCAGACTCATCCAGTAGGTGACAGTAAAGCTGTGGGTGACTTAGAGCCATACATACCCCTAGAAAGACCAACTCCTGGAAGTCTAAGTTCTCAGTCAACTCCACACTTGCTCACTCCTGGAAGTTATTCGAAAATACCTAAGGTGTTTGCTGAAGAGAAGAAGAGTGTGAAAATGCCAGGTCTTCCTTCAACAGAACTTCGGCCTCATACTATGTCTCCTCAACCAGCACCCAAAATTGGATCCCCCAAAACGACTCGCATGGATTCGCCAAAGCCAGCAAAGTTGAAAGTAGAGGAAAAACTAAAGACGTTAAGTAGACCCGTTTCTCCCGCGAGAGAGTACGACGTGTTTACGGAGATCAAAAACCTGAAGGCAACTTTGGAATTGCAGGCACTGACTTCTAACGACAGGTTTACTGTGCTGAAGGCACGTGACAAGATAATGAGAAAcgagaggaagaagagattgGATATCAAGAAAGCTGCTAGTTTAGATGCCGGCTGCCCCGACATGTGTCCCGAGCACGAGAGATACATGAGGGACGTCCAGAATGATCTGAGCTCGTACGAAATCACCAACGGCGTGTTGGACCATAAACTGGTGGTGAAGAAGTTTTCCAGGAGCAGTGCTGATAAAGACGAACCCTTGCCGCATGAACTGAGGCCAGGACCTGTGCTTCTGAAAACTATGGATTTCTTGGTGTGCAATATAATGGTGCTGTGTGACAAAGAAAACACAGACATTGGTGTGTGGTACAATTACTTGTGGGACAGGACTCGAGCTATCCGCAGCGACATAACGCAGCAACAGCTCACGGATAGTGTAGCAGTCACTATCATTGAGAGATGTGTCAGGTTTCACATATATGCAGCTGTACACCTTTGTGAGGAAAGCCCCGACGTGTTTGACAGAAAACTGAATACCGAAAACTTGACAAAAAGCTTACAGACTCTGAAAGAACTGTATAAAGATTTAGCAGAgatgaaaaaattctttccttcgGAAGCCGAATTTAGGGCATACGAAATGCTCCTGAACCTAAACGACGGCGAGAAAATCGTGCATCAGTATTCACAGTACAGGGATGAGGTCCAGAAGTCCTCTGACGTCATATTTGCACTCAAAGTCTTTTTGGCTCTTAAATCCAATAACTTTGTCAAGTTTTTCAAACTTATAAGAAGCGGCACGTACCTGCAGGGTTGCATCTTGCACAGGTATTTCCCTCAGGTGCGGTCGAAAGCACTGGACATCTTTGTCAAGGCTTACGTGATCGCTAAAAGGGTGAGCATACCTCTCTCATACATCATCAAAACTCTCGGTTTTGAGGACAGAACAGACGCGGTGAGGTATCTGAACTATCATGGTATCTCGGTCGACAAAGAAAATGTTGTGATAGACAAAAACTCGATTGATCTCCACCCAGAAGGACAGCCCCCTGTAACGCGACCTGTCAAGTTGATCGAGAGCAATCGGCTGTTCACCGTGGTAGAAGTCGTACAAGGGGGTCCAATGCCCGAGAACCCCTTGCAGAGTTACGTTCCCCACGATAGCTTTGATGAGAACGGGTACTTGAACCCCGATGCCCGGGACGCCACGGACCAGCAGAAGAAGCTGAAGGCTTTGCTCTTGGGCCATGCCCAGTCTGTTGCACCTAAAGAGACCGCGTTAATGCCCGCTGTTGAAGAAACACCAGTTGAGATACCCCAGGTGCCGGGTATTCTTGATTCAAGTCAGTCGTTCACTTGCGAACACGAGGTCATGTCTGATCATGACTACATGACCTTCATAAAGGACGCCTACAGCACGATCACAACTAGTGTGGTGAGTGCGTTATCTGTAGACGTTGCAAAGAATGCCATTGAAAACGTCaccaaagaaaaactgcagaaaatggCTGCAAAAGGTCTCATAAATGACATTATTATAGAATGTGTCAAAGAAGAGGCGAAAATGATAGCTAAAATTTCGTACGATGAAGcaaaagcaaaagagaggaaggaaattgAGGAGGccgaaaagaagaggaaggaagaggaagaattgCACCATGTTGTCACCGTCTTACTGTGCAAGGAGTACATAGCCGACTTGATCCCTGGGTTAGTCAAGCAGGTTTGCGAGGAGTCTGTCTTTGAAGTTGAAAACGAATTGCAGCAGAAGGTCCACGCGGTTCTCGTCAAAGAACTTCCGTCTTTACTGCTCTCTGAAGTTGTGCGCGAAGAGGTTCGTAAGGTGGCCGCCAAAGTTATTTCAGAAATGTCAAAAGAACTGGAAGACAGAGTAGAAAAACTGCAGCAAAAAATTAGATtaaggaaagtgagagaaagttTCCGAAAATGGAGGAAAGTTGTTCTTCGAATAAGGAGACGCAAGCAAGCCCAAGTCACTTTTCCTGCCTTGGCGTCGCAGCTTGATATTCGCGAGCAAAACAAGGCCTTCTCTTGGGGCTATAAGAGAAAACTAAACGAGAACGTCAGTGTTGACCATCTCATGAAGCGTAAATTGGCTTCCACAGAAATGTCTCAGAAACTACTCATCAGAAATCAGCTGGTGAGGTCAGTTGCGTGGTATCCCCTGTCACTGGAAAAAGAAATGAGGCGAGAAGTTGAGAAGTATAACCAGATAAACAACATAATCAAGCATTACTTCAAGATTTTAATATGCAACTGCGGTAATTCAGAATTTACTTTAATGCACTGGCTTCGTTCAAAACTAAGCGGCACAGAAAATGCCGACATCGATGTGAAACTGGACcatactttcagttttctttccacCCTGACGGGGCAAGAGTATGGCTTTGTGTTTCAAGAGATATCTTCAGATTGTTTACCAGAGGTGATAAACAGTGGAACATCAGCATTACTGTTTGTCACTCATGGGTTAACCACCCAAGACGCAGAGTATGCAAGTATGAAAAGTTGGATCAAAGCCAACTCGGACGTTCCTTACAAAGTGATGTGTGAGGGAAGTCCCTTCGGTGAAGATTGCTGGGTACTGAACGAAGATGATATACTATTTCCCGAGACATCAGAGAAGTTGATGAATTTAATCATTGACTTGTGGAGTAGACATGCTGGAAGAATGCAGGTGTCACTGTCACGTTTAAATACTCTTATCCTAGGATATGTTGCTACTTACTACATCCAGCCGTCTGTTCTCAAACAGCAAGAAAGAAGCTTTGATAGAAAGTCACCCCTTTCCCCCATGACCTACATTGATTTATATAACTCTGCGATTCGGTTTTTGGTAGAAGTGTTTACGGACGATAAATTGTCAGGATTAGATTGGCCACCACCTGAAATGAGATGTTTAGATCAAGTCCCCCCACCTACTTGGAATAATGAAGATATGAAACTAATAAGCAGCATTGTGAAACAATTGAAGCTTCCAGAATTTAAGCTTGACGGATTCATACCCTGGGAACAGCTTGTTGAAGCTTTGCAACTTTATGTGGGACAGGTATCACAGCCTGAATCATTCAGTCATGTACTTTGGTCTCAGATTAATGGCCTCCTAACCAAGACACTCGAGTTTCTTAATTCTCTCTATAATTTGGATTTTGAGAGTTCTGACGCAGAAGTTCACATATTGCATCTTCCCTGGACAGAACTTATACACACCTGTGTATCCTTCAAGTTGGGCACTCTACCAAGCATGCCAGTTTTCTATCAACCACAGATATTAAGATCTTTTGTTTTCCCCAAGGGGTGGTGGGATGCATGTGATTATTCAGACCCCCTCTGGAATAATATCCGTTATGAAACCCTCCATAAAAGCTCGAGAAAACGCAAGGATGAGGAGGACATCAATCCCAAGAATTCCAAGATCCGGTCTCTTTCGTCGGAGCTTATGTCTGACATcatgaaggagaaagagaagcacTTGGAGTTCGAGAAGAGACTTGAAGGTGCCTTGGAGGGCCCTGAGTTACCTGTTGAGGACGTAGATAAAAGGGACCAGCTGGACCTTGACGACTGCGATTATGAAGAAGACTCTGGTCCTGAGGAGGAATTCATTCCGTATTCAGAACTGTTGAGCAGAATtgctaaagagaaagaaaaaggtagACTGTTTGAGAAGAAGCTTGAGAGTATTCTAGAGGATGGCGAGGACTTGTGCTTTCTTTTTAAAGAGTGATTTTTCACCAGATTTCAGTTGAATAAAACTTCCTCTGTTTAAGGGAAATTACTTCAGGATGCTACCTTTCGACAAGGAATGGAGAGTTTAACGTCTTCGTTCGTAGATCTTGGTGTAGAAGTGGTAAGGCAGGTCTTGGATACAAAACTACTTGAAAAAAGGTCGTTTTAGTTTTCTAGCGTGTGTAATGCTAAGCCGGAGTTAGTGTTAAAAGTTCAGTGTTTGAAACTGTGTATTGCAGTGTGGATGAGAGTGGCGTAAGGAATGGCTAACAGTACTGCTTGTAATGCCTGATCATTTATATGCTGTTTATTTACAGTCCCTAGCCTAATCAATGACAATGAGAGTGCTTTTACTTGTTctccttgtttattattttataactttattttacaaCTGTTGTTGACTTGTCTTCTCGAGAAGGCGCACGCTTCAGTACCTGTGTTATTATGGGCTTCAGAATACACGATATTAGATGTCACCAGTAACATAATGTTTATAATGCTGAAAGGTCACATGAAGTCATATGTTGTGATAACCTTTGTGGGACTTTTATATGTTACAAGGTTTAAAAAGATGCAGTTTGTACATTAgaaatgttattaacattatatttcagtttttatagtGAGAACAGATTTTCATTCACGTTCCCTTtcaatattcttatatttaagtGTTAGGAGATAGTCAAGTTTTTTCCTGCTCCTAagatgataaatgatttactgtGCGTACTATGTAACGGAGAAATTTGACTCACAAAGTACTGTCAATCTTGGTGGATGTTTCGTGTAGTTCAACATTTACTTGGACATAGCAGACGTCTTGCAGTTTGTTGTCTGTTCCGTGTTCAAATTTAATCTTACTAAGGAGTTGAATCCGTATACTAATGTATAGATCATGCATAGGCGTCCTATAATCAGTTCAGAAGCAACGAGATTGGTGAATGCCGCTTCAACACCAAGGTATATAAACTCTTTTAGTCATTGTCTTTTCATTGAGATTTGCCTTTCAAGGGGTTAAATGTGGAAGGAGTTCTCTTTACTTTCCTCTGGTTGAAGTCTTCATCTATGTtctagttccatgatgttttggttttttatattGGTCCGTGTTCTGCTTTTGGTTTAGTCTCTCCATAACCCTTCTCATGTCCAGCCAGTCTCTCTTCTTCTGAGAGGTCCCTGTATTTCCCAGCAGCGTCCACATTTGTAAAATTATGCAAGTTTAGATaacgaacaatttcaaaacaagcTCTTCCCATTTGTTTAATATGACGTAAGTATGCAAATAAGGGATATTATGAATAGGTTGTAAGATTTGAAGGCAATAATCTTGCATTCAGTTGCTCTGGAGTTTGCACTAAGCAAACAGAAAATTTCATCCGAAGTAAGAACACAACATGATAAACagatatgctttatttttgttgcaacatattaattatataaatgtttaagtAATTCACAGTACACCAGGCTTTTCGTGATATTACAGAGTACTATTGTTTGAATGAAAgctcatattattaattatacatcaataaaaaaatgcacCACCAAAAGTAACAAATGATCATATCTGAGATTTTATCTGAAAACCTTAAGTACAATAGAATTTAACAGCTTGGCAATGCAACCAATATCAAAACACTTTCGCTGAAATCAGACATTCAACAAAAACAAAGGCTAACAGATGTACCACAGCACTAAAATATTGCTGCAAATTATCTAGAACAGAGGCACTGAGTGGATGAACCATACAAAAGTGGTTAAAATGAACTTCAAAACATACAGCAGAGTGTTCCACACTTGGCACTTCTAACATATTACAAAAGTTGACCCTGTTGGCATGGGACCAAATATTCTTCTAGAGAAGGAACCCTCTTTCACCCTAAAGCACTGCTTAATGACAGACCCATGCCGTAAAATAGCTTCAGCATGGACACCGAAACTGATTTTGTGTCATTCTTGCTAACGCTTCCCTCTTTGTCATGAGCAAAATATACCTCATTTTACTGTAGGTGATTATCACTAACGTGGAGAGACACATATCTGAAGTGCTCTTAAAAAAAGATCAACACATTTTACCTAACCAACTTTTAACACATTTCAAGATAGAGCCCACTACGCAAACACTTGCGTCTGTTATTTCCCAAGAACGCAAACACTTACGTCTGTTATTTCCCAAGATACGACtaaacgggggggggggggatttcaaGTGTGTAAAGTATACGTCAGGTGTTAAATCTTTCCTGTCAAACTACTCAAAAAGGAAAACTGACTCCACAGTTTCCATTTACTCCAAGGTGTTATCAAATATAATACAATTTCTTACctgtttaaaactataaaaaatctaCTTCACTAAGGATACAACTTACATTATAGTGGATAGAAAATATCACAAGTTTGAAAAGATCATTTCCCTGTTTTGAACCACTTGGGAACTTTTTGAACAGCTCCCGTTGCGTGCGTACTCGCATTGGTCCTCTTGGGATATCCTGCCTCACTACTGCATGCTTCTGGAACTGCTGATATCTGACAAGAGCTTCCCGGTTCCACGTCGTCAAACATCTCCAGCGACTGCACAGGTTTCCGCGCTCTGCCGATGTAAAGTCATGAATCAGGTACTTCGGAAAAATTGCAAAGTTCTTAAAATTCAAAAACCATGAAACTAATTCTGTTTGCAGTGTGTCATGCTGagtaccatttttaaaaattttttattttgtgatgaattATAAGAGTACagagtagtttaaaaaaaaatgccagattGCATATCTAACTCGTCAGGCTTCCCCAGAGGATTGTCCGTAGTGAAAGGTGTAAGCTGAACCAAAGTTGAGTTACGGAAATTGGACTGCTGGGTAGGAAGACACCAAAGGAAATGGAATGAGAAGTCAGGGCATAAAACAAAGTAGTTATGGAAGGCCAAAGGAATGTTTTAAAGAGTCTCCTACCATCTACAGATTACCATCTGAAGCAAACTGAAAGAAGTAACCCCCAAGATTTTAGTGGCAACCCACTGCCTTACTAAATCTCATTAAGTACTTCGACAGGAGGTGAACAATTAAGGCCTAACACAGGGCACTTAATTTTCCATAGGGGTGAGGAATGCCCCTTAGTAAGGGTATAATGCTCTTCCTCGCTATCCCCCCTGCTTTCAAgctttgcataccagcgaagacCAACAGAACAGGCccgaagaaaaaggaagaggggaaagaagaaggGTGAACCTTGACTATGAAGAAACAACTTTGAGTAAACAAAATACGGtgttactttggcttgttatttatgcgtcacctactccgaggtgctagtactaaaccatgtttagtactatcccgtTAGGGATCAAGGTAAAAACTGGAGTAAGGACATCAATGAAATGGATCCCTAAAACAAATCCCGCCAAGAACctttaggaaaaataaacaaaacagtgaatGTAATAATGAAGAACAAAGCTATTTACTTAATGCCAAAcagcaataaatgaaatataataaagttaCTACGTGTAACATTAGTGTGTTAGAGTGTACCCTCAAGAAAAAAGAACTCGACCCCACGACTGCTACAAAAGCTATGATGGTCCTAAACATGAGGCTGTTTATttcaagaaaagcaaagatggaaaaaacctttacgaaacaatttgaaaaaaatattcatatttactgaCAAATAAGAACGTCTGCATTCAGCTTGGACACGAATTAACCCCCACACATATATTTCTGTTTGACAAATCCCTTGCACTTTCTGCACACTTACACAATAAAATCAACTGCAGCTTACCTTGTACACTTTATTGCACTACACGAAGAGCTGAAGGAAGACTTTTTGTCTAGGGTTTCTTTATTCAAGTACGGAGATGACAACGAGGATGTAAAATATAGCCTGGCGTTTGGCACACAGTCTGCGGACACAAGAGAGACCTCTGGCTCCAGAGTTCTCTGTGGGTGTCTCATACCTGGAAGATAAACAAACTTTTACACAGTGGAACATATTGGACACTTGTTCTTCCTAACTTTAAAATGTCATCTGCATAGCTTTTTCAAACCATGGCATAAAGGAGTTACTCATTAAATGTCAATGTCTGTTCGAGAGCTTTTTCGTCAGTAACGGCAGGAAAGGACCTTGCGCTGGGAAACTTTCATGAATGCTTAGGTTTGTGTCCTCGTAGGAATAATGTCAGATTCTACTGTTTTCCGTGATGGAAAATTAACCTTATTAGGAAGAGACAGACGGGTGTTTTTACCGAATGccaggaagagaaatattttgtgtgtttaacTGCATAATCCATAtgttaaaatgagtaattatgaGCACTGcttccatattttcataaatcgtCTAGTATAGAGAAACATTATAATGTCTTCCCTTAGCATAAcggaaacattttttcatttttatttttattacatttttatttaaagagcAGACTCACTGGACTGGCAGGCTAATACCCTTATACAACCAAAGACTGATGGAAAAGGAACAGTTGAGGCTTAACACCAAGACATAACAGACCTGCTTTTGAAGGATATTAAATTGTACTCAGGGAAATTGTCTGAGGGGCAAACTGATCACACTCTTTCAAACTCTTGCTTGTCTCTTGACCTGACCAGCAAATTAAGAGAGCGAaagtaaaatatagtttttcaaCTTTCAATAGGCACAATTAAGATGGAGGAATCACAAGTATGGAGTAATTCTACAGGTATTCTCATTGACAAAATACATATGCAATGGATGGACTTATATTAAGAGagtgaaaagataaaacaaaaacaaaattatgatagTAAGAGCACAATAAATAACCAGAAAGTAATTTACTAAACTGCAAAGAAGGCGCAAGGGTAGCCAGGTAGTAAGCTGTCAAATTAAGAATATGTATGCATTTACAAATCTGTAATATTTTGACAGACAAACTGTTAATTATTTGTTGAAACATTACCTATCAACTTTCCTCCACAAACTTTAAAATCTGCAGAGACGTTAACCGTATTTTCCTTCACTAGTAGAGACCAGGTTATCTAAATGCCATATACATCACTGTATACAGGTTTTTACCAGCAGCAATTAGCTCTGATAGTAATTTAATGTTTACTTACTCCATGCAAAGCATTTAATGAGGGAAAACAAAGGTGGGTACAATCGCTATTCGATGAAATCAGTCCATGAAATCTGTAGAACTTTTGCACCATTCCAAGCAGTATCGTAAAGGTGTATTAAGACTTTTGTATTTGGGagatataaaaatcatttcaaatttaaTATGTTCATGATCTTGGAAAATTACTGTCTCATGAAGAAGATTTTGTAACCACTATTAAAAACTTTTCCGCATGTACTTTTAAATGGAAACTGATTAATAAAATCAGTTGACAAAGAGCCACTAAGTATTAAGCACTGTAACACATGAACAATACATCATTGTTGAAAAAATGGCAACTACTGTACCATACTTACACAGACAAAACTCAGCATTTGGATCAGACAAAAACTGCCGGATGAAATCCATAACCTGAGCAACTGTTTCTGTTGGTTTGAAGGCTGCCTGGATAACGTTGTTATCGGGGAAATATACGCGAAGCCGAGTAACGGGGAACTGATTGAGCGCACAGAGAACTTTGGACGTTTCGTGCATTTCCCTCATCTGTTTCGTCATGAGGGGAGCATCTTCGAGTGACCTcctaagagagaaaaagatagaggAAATATAGAgtttgaattacaagtcagtATTCAAGAGATACTCAATACAAGTGGTTTGAAAACAAGAGGTGGTTTCTGCCAACATTACAAAATAGCCTGGAAGACTGCAGTGATCACATTCCCTTGATAAACAACTATGGCTTACAGTAATGACTTTTCACTGTGACAagtaaagagaaggaaggaaggacaagtttgcattcaatattttttttattttaatgtttctacCCAAGTAAACAAAATGGAGCAAGGACTGCAAGTTTGTTCAACATTTTTACACTTTTGTGTGATCGTGGGGCATTCAAACCAGTACttgataacaatgataatttGGATCAATATCATAATGTAGTTTAATGAGGCCATTTAGTAATTATCTAGAATGACTGCGCTTGCATGAAGGTAAAGATTAGAGCAAGGTTAAGTTAAAAATTTGACGTCTAGTATGGTGACAGATGAACATATCAAGAAGCACTGAT from Macrobrachium rosenbergii isolate ZJJX-2024 chromosome 45, ASM4041242v1, whole genome shotgun sequence includes:
- the xmas gene encoding germinal-center associated nuclear protein — translated: MANKDGKSGDKPTFTNPFLLPSSSAVRQTTAASESSNIPRPFGTATSSGFVSPGNIVSGSSDVFTTSSRKQSVSSLPSGAFPASSFKTFDPGASFINVSSRSSGIFGTDGGLSKSGTYTFPVFGGEKKEKGIASDGGFRKASTESRHEFGISGKAISSNLGFGAFTSGQRPDPQHHPDKNSSKLFDSSLKRGTQSKSVPLVFGEISSGTGTQNIPLCGNVASVTSPPTNVFGGVADSGVSKSEKSAELSSKKPNVFGGNPNTCLFHSSFTGSLGTPGMFTMSSSVPSSAFTLFRSSGSASGAPAAGAPTIFGGTNATSSSTITSPSGYNVSPVPSIFGGKVEGTKRGGSVVTSTPNVFGSITGSTSCFTSVSSTIPRLFGGIPSSALVSGASGGDVKPSVSSVASVPKLSVEAGTSLSSAPVFKLPSSTSENLTTSSETKSETPPASSLFGGPIASVTSSIPVATVNDSSSKTSQMIPACEPSKSQDQSALSGVFKTYDGTSKERSSSSKALFTPPANIFGGVKNSKETDGSSQQTASNKADSQNLTPEFVSRGSSKETSMTSGQSDIATMDPKTEEQAVDSKDLEPGEIEASSLESEPNVPEVGSSDVDRGKQLDDLLDIFGKEDPKLTPSATMVSPPQYEKKDLTKIIIAQIPDSCMDKDIIKTHFQKFGKVKRVFLNQKSNQATVQYEDHKGASRAKRKGQKIHPNLPEVKIFYATPVRRKSEDNSNDAILSKKKAIKTLKQTHPVGDSKAVGDLEPYIPLERPTPGSLSSQSTPHLLTPGSYSKIPKVFAEEKKSVKMPGLPSTELRPHTMSPQPAPKIGSPKTTRMDSPKPAKLKVEEKLKTLSRPVSPAREYDVFTEIKNLKATLELQALTSNDRFTVLKARDKIMRNERKKRLDIKKAASLDAGCPDMCPEHERYMRDVQNDLSSYEITNGVLDHKLVVKKFSRSSADKDEPLPHELRPGPVLLKTMDFLVCNIMVLCDKENTDIGVWYNYLWDRTRAIRSDITQQQLTDSVAVTIIERCVRFHIYAAVHLCEESPDVFDRKLNTENLTKSLQTLKELYKDLAEMKKFFPSEAEFRAYEMLLNLNDGEKIVHQYSQYRDEVQKSSDVIFALKVFLALKSNNFVKFFKLIRSGTYLQGCILHRYFPQVRSKALDIFVKAYVIAKRVSIPLSYIIKTLGFEDRTDAVRYLNYHGISVDKENVVIDKNSIDLHPEGQPPVTRPVKLIESNRLFTVVEVVQGGPMPENPLQSYVPHDSFDENGYLNPDARDATDQQKKLKALLLGHAQSVAPKETALMPAVEETPVEIPQVPGILDSSQSFTCEHEVMSDHDYMTFIKDAYSTITTSVVSALSVDVAKNAIENVTKEKLQKMAAKGLINDIIIECVKEEAKMIAKISYDEAKAKERKEIEEAEKKRKEEEELHHVVTVLLCKEYIADLIPGLVKQVCEESVFEVENELQQKVHAVLVKELPSLLLSEVVREEVRKVAAKVISEMSKELEDRVEKLQQKIRLRKVRESFRKWRKVVLRIRRRKQAQVTFPALASQLDIREQNKAFSWGYKRKLNENVSVDHLMKRKLASTEMSQKLLIRNQLVRSVAWYPLSLEKEMRREVEKYNQINNIIKHYFKILICNCGNSEFTLMHWLRSKLSGTENADIDVKLDHTFSFLSTLTGQEYGFVFQEISSDCLPEVINSGTSALLFVTHGLTTQDAEYASMKSWIKANSDVPYKVMCEGSPFGEDCWVLNEDDILFPETSEKLMNLIIDLWSRHAGRMQVSLSRLNTLILGYVATYYIQPSVLKQQERSFDRKSPLSPMTYIDLYNSAIRFLVEVFTDDKLSGLDWPPPEMRCLDQVPPPTWNNEDMKLISSIVKQLKLPEFKLDGFIPWEQLVEALQLYVGQVSQPESFSHVLWSQINGLLTKTLEFLNSLYNLDFESSDAEVHILHLPWTELIHTCVSFKLGTLPSMPVFYQPQILRSFVFPKGWWDACDYSDPLWNNIRYETLHKSSRKRKDEEDINPKNSKIRSLSSELMSDIMKEKEKHLEFEKRLEGALEGPELPVEDVDKRDQLDLDDCDYEEDSGPEEEFIPYSELLSRIAKEKEKGRLFEKKLESILEDGEDLCFLFKE